In one window of Streptomyces griseus subsp. griseus DNA:
- a CDS encoding FG-GAP-like repeat-containing protein, with the protein MNIQPSRRARVVSLLSAATAVGALSLTTPAQAVVGDAVAGNAYTFTTKIQFGDGAAARSCTGSLVDAQWVLTTASCFTGGTTELKVGKPAAKTTAIVGRNDLATTGGHTSEIVKLVPLPDKDIAMARLSTPAAGIAPVAIAANAAAPGDTLIAAGFGRTKTQWVPNKLHTADLAVNDVTASEVNVVGKTANDAICKGDTGAPILRDNNGKPELVAIASRSLQGGCFGETETRTNAVAVRADSIKVGSRLNPGQQLRSGESLVSASGVLTMQSDGDLVILSNAGKTLWSTRTGGNAGATARFDTSGNLIVRNAADTTTLWESKTAAAGGSAVLTDRGNLVIYNAQQQSLWSSGTVIRHDYNGDGRSDIGAWYAFPNAVSDATYTFLAKSKDASTEEGVLAAPLKSYTSSTDKWNESAMKSVTGDFNGDGRGDIATLHGNSDASVTAYVALGQADGGFSEPSHAWAALPGGEFHISYMTPQAGDFDGDGRDDMAVWSANTKTGVTKLFTFTSKPNGTFNTPFESWTAPAGSWARSSTKFVTGDFNGDGREELSVFYKQGTQGVKAYVFGTLPNGGFSAPGLPWWESTAWHWENATPQAGDFDGDGHDDVLVWYSYDDGADRTSTMLFEKVDGKNKFGSAKVTLDGAKTYDVARMQMVTGDYNGDGRDDLAVMTHRADNSVQMITWTAKADAMFNGGLIGWTSNPGAWSFATTKLLRSYN; encoded by the coding sequence GTGAACATCCAACCGTCCCGCAGAGCGCGGGTCGTATCGTTGCTCTCCGCGGCCACCGCAGTCGGCGCGCTCTCACTCACCACGCCCGCTCAGGCGGTCGTCGGTGACGCAGTCGCTGGCAACGCCTACACCTTCACGACGAAAATTCAGTTCGGTGACGGCGCGGCGGCGCGTTCCTGCACAGGCTCTCTCGTCGATGCCCAGTGGGTCCTCACGACAGCCAGCTGCTTCACCGGTGGTACCACCGAGCTGAAGGTAGGCAAGCCCGCAGCCAAGACGACTGCCATCGTGGGCCGCAACGACCTTGCTACCACAGGCGGGCACACCAGCGAGATCGTCAAACTAGTTCCGCTGCCGGACAAAGACATAGCCATGGCTCGTCTGTCCACACCGGCCGCCGGTATCGCACCCGTTGCGATTGCCGCCAATGCTGCTGCTCCCGGCGACACCCTGATCGCCGCCGGCTTCGGCCGGACTAAGACTCAGTGGGTGCCCAACAAGCTGCACACCGCTGACCTCGCAGTCAACGATGTCACCGCTTCAGAGGTGAACGTCGTCGGCAAGACAGCCAATGACGCCATCTGCAAGGGCGACACCGGCGCTCCGATTCTGCGTGACAACAACGGCAAGCCTGAACTCGTCGCTATTGCCAGCCGGTCGTTGCAGGGTGGCTGCTTCGGCGAGACCGAAACTCGTACGAACGCCGTTGCTGTGCGCGCCGACAGCATCAAAGTCGGCTCACGTCTGAACCCCGGTCAGCAACTCAGGTCCGGAGAAAGCCTCGTCTCCGCCTCCGGCGTACTGACCATGCAGAGCGACGGCGACCTCGTCATCCTGTCCAACGCGGGAAAGACGCTTTGGTCGACGCGTACCGGCGGCAATGCGGGCGCCACCGCGAGGTTCGATACCAGCGGCAACCTCATTGTTCGCAACGCCGCCGACACCACCACCCTGTGGGAGTCCAAGACCGCCGCTGCCGGCGGCTCAGCCGTACTGACCGACCGCGGCAACCTCGTGATCTACAACGCGCAGCAGCAGTCGCTGTGGTCCAGCGGTACGGTGATCCGGCACGACTACAACGGTGACGGGCGAAGTGATATAGGTGCCTGGTACGCGTTTCCGAACGCGGTGTCCGATGCCACGTACACGTTCCTGGCGAAGTCGAAGGATGCCTCCACGGAGGAAGGTGTCCTGGCTGCTCCGTTGAAGTCCTACACGTCGTCGACGGACAAGTGGAACGAATCGGCGATGAAGTCCGTCACCGGCGACTTCAACGGGGACGGCCGGGGTGATATCGCCACTCTGCACGGAAACAGCGATGCGAGTGTGACGGCCTACGTGGCCCTGGGCCAGGCAGACGGTGGCTTCTCCGAGCCGTCACATGCGTGGGCTGCCCTGCCAGGTGGTGAGTTCCACATCTCGTACATGACGCCGCAGGCCGGTGATTTCGACGGCGATGGCCGGGACGACATGGCCGTATGGTCCGCCAACACCAAGACCGGTGTCACCAAGCTGTTCACGTTCACGTCCAAGCCGAACGGCACCTTCAACACCCCCTTCGAGTCCTGGACCGCCCCTGCGGGTTCCTGGGCGCGTTCCAGTACGAAATTCGTCACCGGAGACTTCAACGGCGACGGTCGCGAGGAACTGAGCGTCTTCTACAAGCAGGGCACGCAGGGCGTCAAGGCCTACGTGTTCGGGACGCTACCCAACGGCGGATTTTCTGCTCCGGGTCTTCCCTGGTGGGAGAGCACGGCGTGGCACTGGGAGAATGCCACCCCGCAGGCAGGTGACTTCGATGGTGACGGCCACGATGACGTGCTGGTCTGGTACAGCTACGACGACGGTGCCGACCGCACCTCGACCATGTTGTTCGAGAAGGTGGACGGGAAGAACAAGTTCGGCTCGGCTAAGGTGACGCTCGACGGTGCCAAGACCTACGACGTGGCACGTATGCAGATGGTGACTGGTGACTACAACGGTGACGGCCGCGACGACCTGGCCGTCATGACCCACCGGGCGGACAACTCCGTGCAAATGATCACCTGGACCGCGAAGGCTGACGCCATGTTCAACGGCGGCCTCATCGGCTGGACCTCGAATCCCGGCGCCTGGTCATTTGCGACCACAAAGCTCCTGCGCTCCTACAACTGA